TCCGGGGCACCAGTTGGATCTGCTGAGGTCTGATGAAGAAAGCCCGTCCTGGAAATTTCCTGAAGCCGGATTGTATAAGCGGTAAGAACCACAGTCTGTTCTCCACGGTACAAAAGAAAATACCGGTTGACCATCTATAAAGATCGAATTGGTTTTAGGAACGAATTCATCCCCGTTTTCCCAGCCACCATGTCCGGTAGCCGTATACCTTAGCTGGGCGTTTTTTATATCTTTTTCTAATGTGAAATCAACAAAAAGTCCTTTATCCCGGTTGAACATCGTAGAATAATCCTGGCCTGCCATTTCCATGATATTTAATGTATTGAACAGAGGAATTGCTACATTGTTTTTGTAAATATTCTGATCACTGTTATGGATCGTGATGTCAAGGCTTACTTTATGACCTCCTTTATCATAGTTACCGATAAATGTACCCACCCAGAGTTCTTTACCGGATAAAGACGGCTTAAGTTCCGTAATATCCTGACGGAAGGGGCTGATGGTCTGCCAGTTTTTTCCTTTAAGCTGAATATGGTTGAATTTCTGGATTCCAAAAGCTGTAAAAAATCTCATCATTTCAATAGCAGGACTGTAATTTTCGGTAGCGGTTATCCCAAAATACTGCTTTCCGTTACCATTCTCAAATACAGGAAGTGTTTTTGCTCCTTTTTCCAGACCATCGAAGAAAGACTTTTCTTTATCCTGCGGAATAAAAAATACCGTTCCTGTTCTGTCGTAAGCATCTCCGTCCGACTGTTGCTTCAGTTCTACAAAGATATTTTCCCCCTGTGAAATCACAGGAAATTTTACTTTCTTAAGAATAATGGTTCCGTTAGCATATCTTCTTATCTGATCATCGGATTTTGACGCATCAGAAAAATTGACAGTTTCATTTTCAAAAACATTTAATATGGTGAATCTGCTTTTCCATAGCAGATCTTTGTAGCTTAGCTGATCGGCAGGCTGCACAGATCCTTTTATAATATTTCCGATGCCGGTATTTTTGATTTTTTTGACCGAACTGGCAGTAAGCAAAGAGTTTTTATTTCTCTCAACTTCTAATACAAATCCCAGATTCTGTCCCAGTACAGAAGGGCCGCCCTGTATTTTCAGATCATTGGTATACCAGATTTCAATGGTATTTGAATTGACTTTGGTCACCGCTTTTTTACAGGTATATCCCAAAATCTTTTTGGTCTCATTGGTGAATTCAAAATTTTGCTTTCCCACAGATTCTGTATCTGAAGATGAAATGATTTCCCCCGGTTTTAAAAAAGCATAGGAAACCACCGTATTGGAAGGTTTTTCCACTTTGGTTATTTCAAAAGGATATTTGCTTTTTTGTTCTTTGATCGTGGTGTTGAGAATGAAATTTTCTGTCTCACTGGCCCAGACAATAGTGGAGGGCTGATCAGTGTTTACTTTTCCGTTGTAAGAGCTGGTATACTGAATTTCATAAGTCTGTGCAGAAAACAGACAGAATAAGAAAACAGCCAGAAAATTTAAAACATTTCTTGTATGCATAAATAAAAGAGTTTGCTGCAAAGGTATTCTAAACTTTTTACAGCATCAAAACGGTTAATCTATGTAATAAGTAGACAATCGAATTGAAATGTTACAAAAAGTGTTACATTTTTTTTAAAAAAGTAATAGGAAGTTTGTGGAATAGGGCTTGAAGTTACTTTTGGCTTAGAGTGTTACTGGTTATAACATTAAATTTCTTTGGCGGTTATACCCTGAACTTTGTTTAAAAATAAAAAACTACTCCGGAAAATAGAGTAGTTTAATGTATTGTTATTGGGGTCGGATTAAGAAACCCTCTCAATCAAAGCCATATAGAATCCGTCATAGCCTGTACTTGGCATTACTTTTTCATCCTTGATCATTTTAAATCCAGGATTGTTTTTGATAAACTCTTCTACCTGAAGATTATTTTCAGAAGGAAGAATAGAACAGGTAGCATATACCATTTTTCCTCCTTTCTTAAGCATTTTAGAATAGTCCTGAAGAATTTGCTGCTGCTCCTTTTTAATTCTGTCAATAAAGTCCTGGTCAATTTTCCATTTGCTGTCCGGATTTCTTTTCAATACTCCAAGACCTGAACATGGGGCATCAATCAGGAGTCTGTCTGCTTTTTCATGAAGACGCTTGATGACTTTATTATCAGAAATCATACGGGTTTCAATATTATGAGCTCCGGCTCTTTTAGCACGGCGTTTCAGTTCTGCAAGCTTCCAGTCGAAAATATCTAAAGCAACGATCTGTCCTTTATTTTTCATCAATGCTGCCAGGTGAAGTGTTTTTCCCCCCGCACCGGCACAGGCATCTACAACTCTTTGTCCTTCTTTTACACCAAGGAAATACCCGATCTTCTGTGAAGAAGCATCCTGAACTTCAAATAATCCTTCTTTAAATGCTGTCGTAAGGAAAACGTTCTTTTTCTCTTCCAGCTGAACAGCATCAGGATAGTTTTTGATAGGGAAAGAAACTACTCCTTCATCTGCAAGGTCAGAAATAAGTTCTTTTGTTGTTGTTCTCAGCGAGTTGGCTCTTAAAACAGTAGGTGCCTGCTCGTTTAATGCAAGCATTTCTCTTTCCCATTTCGGTCCCAGTTCTTTTTCCAGTGTTTCGGCTAACCAGTCCGGAATAGAATATTCTATCGCTTTTGTAGGAACAGTGTTCTTTTTAAGTTTTGTAAGAATGTCGGCAATTTTGATCCCGTCAAACTCTTCAAACTTCTTATAATTTGTTTTGCTCCAAAGTAAATACGCAATGATCAGTTTGTAGATGTTGTTGGGTTTTACCCCTTCACCCATATAATATTCAAGGCGTTTTTTCCAACGGATGATATTGTAGAAAATCTCAGAAACAACGGCTCTGTCCTGGCTTCCCCATTTTTTGTTAGCTTTTAAAAGTCTTTCGATTACTTTATCTGCGTATTTATTTTTCTCGAAAAATGTTTCTTGTAAAGCATCGTGAATTCCGATCGCTAAGTTTCTGTGAATAAGTTCCATAAATTTGCTTCGCTGTTTTGAATCTGCAAAAATACGAATTAAAGTTGAGAGTTGAGGATTTGGGTGGGAGAGTTTGAGAGCAGGAGGGTTGGAAGAGTGATGATTGTAGTGAATTGTCCGTCCGCTTCGCCAATGAATTTTTAAAAGCAGAATCTGTAAAGCTGTTTTATGTGTTGCTGATTTTTAAGATCGCAAGGGCGTTTCACTCAGCAAAGGGATAATAATTAGTTTCTCCGGTTGTGGTTTTTACCATAAGAATAATTTCAGCGCAGCGTTCGGAAAGCTATTTTATGTGTTGCTGATTTTTAAGATCGCAAGGGCGTTTCACTCAGCAAAGGGATAATAATTAGTTTCTCCGGTTGTGGTTTTTGCCATAAGAATAATTTCAGCGCAGCGTTCGGAAAGCTATTTTATGTGTTGCTGATTTTTAAGATCGCAAGGGCGTTTCACTCAGCGAAGGGATAATAATTAGTTTCTCTGGTTGTGGTTTTTGTAATAAGAATAATTTCAGCGCAGAGTCCGCAAGTTATTTTATGTGTTACTGATTTTAAGATCCAAAGGGATTTTACTAAACAAGAGATCGGGAAGGCTTAATAGACATTACTTTGCGAACATTAGCGTTTAATTACCATGGATTAGTAAAGGTAAACTTCGGGTAATGATCCATTCCCTTGACTTCAACCTTTAAAAAGCCCTACCTTTGCAAAAAATTAAAATATGAGTGATACAGTACTTTGTCCGAAATGCAGCTCTGAGTTTACGTACCCGAGCGATAATATGATGGTATGTTCTCAGTGTTTCTATGAGTGGAATCCTGAAGAGGCAGCTTCTGAAGCCGCCAATGAAGGAAAAATATTAGACTCTAACGGAAATGAACTTCAGGATGGAGATTCTGTAGTAGTAGTGAAGGACCTTCCAGTAAAAGGAGCACCAAAACCTGTAAAAGCCGGTACTAAGGTGAAAAATATCCGTTTAAGACCGGGAAGCGATCATAATATCGACTGTAAAATTGACGGTTTCGGAGCGATGGCTTTAAAATCTGAATTTGTAAAGAAAGCATAAGCTATAGCCGCTTATTTGCCGTAAGGCCATAAAAAAAAGGAAAAAATTGGACAGTGTAATCTTTCAAAAGACTTAATTGCAAGACTGCTAATGTCCGTCTGGAAGGCAGAAAGAGAATTAACCAAAAATTTCCTTATGCTGTGGAAATACAAATGTAAGAAAAAGTTTTATAACAGATTCTTATATTTGTATTTTTTTATAGGTAAGTATAAGGGAATGTAGGAGTTAACGTTGTGTTATAAGAGGCGGGTTTGAAAATTGATGGCTGGAAGAAACAGGTTATAAAGGTCCTCATTCACCTGTTTTTATCTTCTTTGAGCAAAATTAATTGTGTCGTTGGATGTAAGTAATACTCACTGAAAGCAACTTCCAGTTTTCTTCTCCCAACTTCCGGTATTTATTCATTTTAAACAAACGAAATACTGACCATTCCATTCAGTTTTTCATCGGTGTAGGCCACAAGTTCTTTATTCTTTACCCTGATCTTATTCCAGTAATAATTCCCTGCAAATCTGCTTTCAAGCACTTCGGCTTCAAGACCGTTTTCTGTGATTTTTATTTCTTTGGGATAGTAGGAGAATTTCGGCAGCTGAAAATCAGCCGCTTCAGTTTCATTGAAGATATTAACTTCCCCGAATAATTTGGCAACATACGAGTTGTAGGGACGTCTGTAAGTTTCCTCCGGACTGTCATTCTGGATCAGTCTTCCGCCCTGAAGAATAACGATCTGATCAAGCCATGGCATGATATCCTGAAGTTCGTGGGTGGAAATGATCAGGGAAATCTGATGCTGTTTTACGTACCGGAAAAGCCTTTCCCTGAGTTCAATCTTTCTTGGGAAATCCAGGTTACTGAACGGTTCATCCAGAATGAGCAGTTTTGGCAATACGGAAAGTGCTCTTGCAATAGCTACCCGCTGCTGCTGTCCGCCGCTCAGGTATTTTGGAAGTACATTGGCAAACTCCTGAAGTCCTACAACATCAAGTAGTTCCAGGACAATTTCCTTTTTTTTGCTTAAATTGATATTTGAAATAAACTTACCTACATTTTCCGCTACGGTAGCATACGGCATAAGATCAAAACTCTGAGCTACGGATTTCATTTCTGCTTCTCCGGGTACAAGATTTCCTTTAGGACCTAAAAGCCGGGTTCCGTTAAAAATGATCTCTCCGCTTTCCCAGTCAAGAAGGCCATAGATCAGATTGAGAAGCGTAGATTTCCCACATCCGCTTTCTCCTGCAAGGGCAATAATCCTGTTTTCCTCAAATCGTAGATTAAGGTTCTGAAACAGGGGTTTATCGGGATTGTGAGAGAAAAATAAATTGTTTATTTCTAATAGCATATTACAAATGTAAGGTTTTTATGAAAACATAATTTTTTTTATTATATTAGCGGAAGTAATAAAAATAAATCAAAAATGAGAAAAAAACTGTTTTCACTAGCTATTCCTGCTTTATTCGTTGCTGCGGTAATGGTTTCTTGTAAAAAAGACAAACCGCTTACGAGTGAAAGTAATGAGGTAACGACTACCAAAGAAGGAAGTCAGTACACATTGGATACGCTAAACAGTAAGGTTGAATGGAAAGGGTATAAAGTATTCAAATCTGAGAATACAAGCCACTTTGGAACCATCAGGTTTGAAAGCGGAGATGTAACGGTGAAAGACGGAAAACTGGAAAGCGGTAAATTCGTTGCTGATATGAATTCCTTAACTTCAGTGGATCTTAAAGACAGTCCTGAAGATATGGGGAAACTGAATGGTCACCTGAAGAGCGGAGATTTCTTCGAAGTTGAAAAATTCCCAACAGCTTCTTATGAAATTACAAAAGTGACTCCTGCTACGGAAGGAGATTACAATACGCTTTTAGATGGTAACCTGACCATTAAAGGAATTACAAAACCGGTTCAGTTCAAAGCTAATGTTTCTGTGAAAGAAGGAGAAGTGAGTGTAGCTACCGAACCGAAAGATATCAAAAGAGAAGAGTTTGGAGTGAAGTTCCAGGCTCCGGCTGAAAACGGAGTGATTAAAGATGAGGTAACGCTTCAGATCAACGTGAAGGCTTTAGAAAAGAAATAATTTTTTTATTTAAGTGAAATAAGTGATTGAAGTCTGCCTCCCCGAAAAAGAGGCAGATTTTTTTATGAGTCAATTAATTATTAAACTTAAAAGTCGTATTTTTGCAAAACATTTTGAAAGGGTAAAATAATGATAGAAAAGATAGAAGAACTACTGATCGAAGTAAACAGCTTCAATGCTACCTCTAAGGAAGATATCGAAAACTTCCGGATCAAGTACAACGGTAAAAAAGGGGTTCTTAATGATTTTTTTGAAAAATTTAAAGAAGTTCCTAACGACCAGAAGAAAGAATTCGGACAGAAGATCAATACTTTAAAGCAGGCTGTAGCTGTAAAATTAGAAGATTTAAAAAATGCTTCCGCATCTTCTATTGTCCTGGAAAAAGAAGATCTTACAAGACCGGCCTTTCCGTTGGAATTAGGATCAAGACA
This window of the Chryseobacterium arthrosphaerae genome carries:
- a CDS encoding sulfate/molybdate ABC transporter ATP-binding protein, with protein sequence MLLEINNLFFSHNPDKPLFQNLNLRFEENRIIALAGESGCGKSTLLNLIYGLLDWESGEIIFNGTRLLGPKGNLVPGEAEMKSVAQSFDLMPYATVAENVGKFISNINLSKKKEIVLELLDVVGLQEFANVLPKYLSGGQQQRVAIARALSVLPKLLILDEPFSNLDFPRKIELRERLFRYVKQHQISLIISTHELQDIMPWLDQIVILQGGRLIQNDSPEETYRRPYNSYVAKLFGEVNIFNETEAADFQLPKFSYYPKEIKITENGLEAEVLESRFAGNYYWNKIRVKNKELVAYTDEKLNGMVSISFV
- a CDS encoding zinc ribbon domain-containing protein YjdM; this encodes MSDTVLCPKCSSEFTYPSDNMMVCSQCFYEWNPEEAASEAANEGKILDSNGNELQDGDSVVVVKDLPVKGAPKPVKAGTKVKNIRLRPGSDHNIDCKIDGFGAMALKSEFVKKA
- a CDS encoding RsmB/NOP family class I SAM-dependent RNA methyltransferase; the encoded protein is MELIHRNLAIGIHDALQETFFEKNKYADKVIERLLKANKKWGSQDRAVVSEIFYNIIRWKKRLEYYMGEGVKPNNIYKLIIAYLLWSKTNYKKFEEFDGIKIADILTKLKKNTVPTKAIEYSIPDWLAETLEKELGPKWEREMLALNEQAPTVLRANSLRTTTKELISDLADEGVVSFPIKNYPDAVQLEEKKNVFLTTAFKEGLFEVQDASSQKIGYFLGVKEGQRVVDACAGAGGKTLHLAALMKNKGQIVALDIFDWKLAELKRRAKRAGAHNIETRMISDNKVIKRLHEKADRLLIDAPCSGLGVLKRNPDSKWKIDQDFIDRIKKEQQQILQDYSKMLKKGGKMVYATCSILPSENNLQVEEFIKNNPGFKMIKDEKVMPSTGYDGFYMALIERVS
- a CDS encoding YceI family protein, which codes for MRKKLFSLAIPALFVAAVMVSCKKDKPLTSESNEVTTTKEGSQYTLDTLNSKVEWKGYKVFKSENTSHFGTIRFESGDVTVKDGKLESGKFVADMNSLTSVDLKDSPEDMGKLNGHLKSGDFFEVEKFPTASYEITKVTPATEGDYNTLLDGNLTIKGITKPVQFKANVSVKEGEVSVATEPKDIKREEFGVKFQAPAENGVIKDEVTLQINVKALEKK
- a CDS encoding GLPGLI family protein codes for the protein MHTRNVLNFLAVFLFCLFSAQTYEIQYTSSYNGKVNTDQPSTIVWASETENFILNTTIKEQKSKYPFEITKVEKPSNTVVSYAFLKPGEIISSSDTESVGKQNFEFTNETKKILGYTCKKAVTKVNSNTIEIWYTNDLKIQGGPSVLGQNLGFVLEVERNKNSLLTASSVKKIKNTGIGNIIKGSVQPADQLSYKDLLWKSRFTILNVFENETVNFSDASKSDDQIRRYANGTIILKKVKFPVISQGENIFVELKQQSDGDAYDRTGTVFFIPQDKEKSFFDGLEKGAKTLPVFENGNGKQYFGITATENYSPAIEMMRFFTAFGIQKFNHIQLKGKNWQTISPFRQDITELKPSLSGKELWVGTFIGNYDKGGHKVSLDITIHNSDQNIYKNNVAIPLFNTLNIMEMAGQDYSTMFNRDKGLFVDFTLEKDIKNAQLRYTATGHGGWENGDEFVPKTNSIFIDGQPVFSFVPWRTDCGSYRLYNPASGNFQDGLSSSDLSRSNWCPGTVTNPNFIPLGDLKAGKHSIQVQIPQGPTEGTSFSSWNVAGVLLGVQ